A window of Corticium candelabrum chromosome 3, ooCorCand1.1, whole genome shotgun sequence contains these coding sequences:
- the LOC134177163 gene encoding uncharacterized protein LOC134177163, translating to MSKVDVTYTPTSRTRRRHYDSVLSALFWCLLLHGQGTLGQKSVQLTGVNRFVGRNGAYELTCNPKGFSLGTTEKTGWFRNGQPVAKTLDDSDPCEPCIRGRDNNDNKLSGHWSSAGMFQCEQGDITSNTYIVERYKDPPVIRHLHNMTVLLYYPTNISFEVVYDGYLNIYFETIAGLLNNLSSYHIMVDGSIFIYEFINVTDEMDVIVDIQIHTAETAPISRKLHITVQGYPIKPSSLKAWNDSTGIVHVEWLPPVISAKHQPVQSYVVIANTEGWNKKWPLNKLTTKLNITGAPLCSDIRVGVASRGMTLKSQYIYSSVFIGVPIQNASSVRLYHPSGIVTINWTGVELGLQIKISNNETLRMFLCKLLLSNSLSLNSEEFDESLNNCWEFDGVSEAQTYSEIFRNCPQMVRCNQDVMNMCKDVYMKVSTTPTTAGTSSGDLSRGAIAGIIVSVILVSVILVSVILVRSLRFAIYIWCWRTEPRGGEEHQPEEEHQPEEHQPEEEPQSEEEHQPDEEHQPEEEHQSDEEHRQPDEEHQPEENQPKEEHHLNVLVDTAHDKEVSVNDPIYYVGRVVSDVDKICLLQNKWCPPTGCKVQSTGGRRYNPEWESQYRWLRYSPSTDACFCCYCVLFGDESLSATAFKTTGFCDWKNAVGVKRGVLLCHEKSEIHKNACIKALSFKNVVEGKKNDICTSRSKEYEERVKRNRAIILAVIDVVIALGQRNVPFRGHSWDKVLRKESSNFEYFLHWQSQFNPTLKSHLEHGKKNACYKSPKIQNELIELAGVEVRDKILEDAHAAKWFSLMADECTDTANVEQMSVCIRFVDDSVPGQVQVREEFLGFVKLDCAYALSIFNAIVNFMKECNLDIRYLRGQGYDGAAVMSGKVSGVSARILRLQPKAIYQHCRSHRLNLVIASSCRQVPLIQDLFNSLGTLTWFLGGSPKRKVILCRHLIAGDMAELITAEDKEEEEPEEELEENLEQEETSKLSDTLIRKSSSRQVPVLCETRWSARLATLSSVLAKYKAIYLALQDIVAESSGTDSRAKASSYLRLLQSSSFIVCLVVSQYILSFCDPLTKSLQSPNCDVLKAYQTAKLLRTTISAQRREDKFKELWERVQTVAGEVDAQIDKPRTAIRSTYRSNAGMQTAEQDSAVAYFRRNVYYPFIDHAVTELNNRFPDTSESMLIGYRLLPSSVSSITRSEVNSIKLFYGPDLPNGATFEPEVEVWKTKCFQLPEKDRRVTLTDAAKMADSQYFPNIHEIFKLILTSPVGSVPCERSFSALRRLKEWSRSTMTQERLCGLALLYIHRDVAVSRENVLQRFDCTGHRRLGQLSL from the exons ATGTCCAAAGTTGACGTCACGTACACGCCGACGTCACGTACACGCCGACGTCATTATGATTCAGTCTTGTCGGCACTGTTTTGGTGTTTGTTACTGCACGGACAAG GCACATTAGGACAGAAGTCTGTTCAACTGACAGGAGTAAATAGATTTGTGGGTAGAAATGGCGCATATGAGTTGACTTGCAACCCCAAGGGATTCAGCCTTGGCACCACAGAGAAAACTGGATGGTTTCGTAATGGTCAACCTGTTGCCAAAACACTTGATGACAGTGATCCATGTGAACCATGTATTCGTGGACGtgataataatgacaataagtTGAGTGGGCACTGGTCTTCAGCTGGAATGTTTCAGTGTGAACAAGGAGACATTACCAGCAATACTTATATTGTGGAGCGGTACAAAG ATCCTCCTGTCATCAGACATCTGCACAATATGACTGTGTTACTTTATTATCCAACTAATATCTCTTTTGAAGTTGTTTATGATGGTTATTTAAACATCTATTTTGAGACCATTGCTGGACTTCTCAACAATCTTTCATCTTATCACATCATGGTCGATGGATCGATTTTCATATATGAATTCATCAATGTGACAGATGAGATGGATGTTATTGTTGATATACAAATTCATACAGCAGAGACTGCACCTATATCTCGGAAGTTGCATATTACAGTACAAG GTTATCCAATAAAACCGAGCAGTTTGAAAGCATGGAATGACAGTACAGGCATTGTTCATGTGGAGTGGTTACCACCAGTAATTTCAGCCAAACATCAACCTGTTCAGAGTTACGTTGTCATAGCAAACACTGAGGGTTGGAACAAGAAATGGCCATTAAACAAGCTCACGACCAAATTGAACATAACTGGTGCACCATTGTGCAGTGATATTAGGGTGGGTGTGGCATCAAGGGGAATGACATTGAAGAGTCAGTATATATATTCATCTGTTTTTATTGGAGTACCAATACAAA ATGCCAGTAGTGTTAGACTGTATCATCCTAGTGGTATCGTAACAATTAATTGGACTGGAGTTGAACTGGGCTTGCAGATTAAAATCTCAAACAATGAAACTCTAAGGATGTTTCTTTGTAAACTTTTGCTGTCAAACAGCTTATCTTTGAATTCTGAAGAATTTGATGAATCATTAAATAACTGTTGGGAATTTGATGGAGTTTCTGAGGCTCAGACTTACTCTGAGATATTCAGAAACTGCCCTCAAATGGTACGTTGTAATCAAGATGTCATGAACATGTGTAAGG ATGTGTACATGAAGGTTTCTACTACACCAACTACAGCTGGAACTAGTA GTGGTGATTTATCAAGAGGTGCGATTGCTGGAATTATAGTCTCAGTAATACTAGTCTCAGTAATACTAGTCTCAGTAATACTAGTACGATCACTACGTTTTGCTATATATATTTGGTGCTGGAGAACTGAACCACGTGGAGGAGAGGAGCACCAGCCAGAGGAAGAGCACCAACCGGAGGAGCACCAACCAGAAGAGGAGCCCCAATCAGAGGAGGAGCACCAACCAGACGAGGAGCACCAACCAGAGGAGGAGCACCAGTCGGACGAGGAGCACCGCCAACCGGACGAGGAGCACCAACCTGAGGAGAACCAGCCAAAGGAGGAACACCACCTGAATGTTCTTGTTG ATACTGCTCATGACAAAGAAGTGTCAGTGAATGATCCGATCTACTACGTAGGCAGAGTCGTTTCCGACGTTGACAAGATATGCCTGCTGCAAAATAAATGGTGTCCACCCACCGGTTGTAAAGTTCAGAGCACGGGCGGCCGTCGTTACAATCCAGAGTGGGAGAGTCAATACAGATGGCTGAGATATTCTCCTAGTACTGACGCCTGCTTTTGTTGCTACTGTGTGCTGTTTGGTGATGAGTCACTGTCTGCTACTGCTTTCAAGACAACTGGCTTTTGTGACTGGAAGAACGCAGTTGGAGTAAAGCGTGGTGTACTGCTTTGTCATGAGAAAAGTGAAATTCACAAGAATGCTTGCATAAAAGCATTATCTTTCAAGAATGTGGTCGAAGGAAAGAAAAATGATATTTGTACCAGCAGATCTAAAGAATATGAAGAGAGAGTCAAACGTAATCGAGCAATTATTCTAGCTGTAATAGATGTCGTTATTGCTCTCGGTCAGCGAAATGTTCCCTTTCGGGGTCACAGTTGGGACAAAGTTCTGAGAAAAGAATCCAGTAACTTTGAATACTTCCTCCATTGGCAGTCTCAGTTCAATCCTACTCTGAAAAGTCATCTAGAGCACGGAAAGAAGAACGCCTGTTACAAGAGCCCGAAAATACAAAATGAGCTGATAGAGTTAGCCGGTGTTGAGGTGAGAGACAAAATACTGGAAGATGCTCATGCCGCTAAATGGTTTTCGTTGATGGCGGATGAGTGCACAGATACAGCTAACGTAGAGCAGATGTCAGTCTGTATCAGGTTTGTTGACGACTCTGTACCCGGTCAGGTTCAAGTGAGAGAAGAGTTCTTAGGATTCGTCAAATTGGATTGTGCATATGCTCTGTCTATTTTCAATGCTATTGTCAATTTTATGAAAGAGTGCAATTTGGATATTCGTTATCTTCGTGGCCAGGGCTACGACGGTGCTGCAGTTATGTCAGGAAAAGTTTCCGGTGTCTCTGCTCGAATTCTTCGGTTACAACCAAAGGCTATATACCAGCATTGTCGGTCACATAGACTGAATTTGGTTATTGCATCTTCTTGTAGGCAAGTCCCTTTAATTCAGGACTTGTTTAACTCGTTAGGAACACTGACGTGGTTTCTAGGAGGCAGTCCAAAAAGAAAAGTTATCCTTTGTAGGCATTTGATAGCAGGAGACATGGCTGAATTGATTACAGCAGAAGacaaggaagaagaagaaccagAAGAAGAACTAGAAGAAAACTTAGAACAGGAGGAAACTTCGAAACTAAGTGATACGCTTATTCGTAAATCGTCATCAAGGCAAGTCCCAGTACTGTGTGAGACAAGGTGGTCGGCTCGATTGGCAACACTGTCCAGTGTCTTGGCCAAATACAAAGCCATATACCTTGCACTGCAAGATATTGTTGCAGAGAGCTCTGGCACTGATTCGAGGGCGAAAGCTTCATCTTACCTCAGACTTTTACAGTCCTCtagttttattgtttgcttgGTCGTTAGTCAGTACATTCTGAGCTTTTGTGATCCTCTGACGAAGTCTTTGCAATCTCCAAACTGTGACGTTCTGAAGGCTTATCAAACAGCCAAGCTGCTTCGCACAACGATTTCTGCGCAACGACGTGAAGACAAGTTTAAAGAATTATGGGAAAGAGTTCAAACAGTTGCAGGCGAGGTGGATGCCCAAATTGATAAACCTAGAACCGCAATAAGAAGCACCTACAGAAGCAATGCTGGCATGCAGACTGCGGAACAGGACAGCGCTGTGGCATACTTCAGAAGAAACGTGTACTACCCTTTCATTGATCACGCTGTGACAGAGCTCAACAATCGCTTCCCTGATACATCTGAATCAATGCTCATTGGGTATAGACTTCTTCCTAGCAGTGTTAGCAGTATAACAAGATCTGAGGTGAATTCAATTAAGCTCTTCTATGGTCCAGACTTACCAAATGGAGCTACATTCGAGCCTGAAGTAGAAGTTTggaaaaccaaatgttttcaaCTTCCTGAGAAAGACAGGAGAGTAACATTAACGGATGCCGCAAAGATGGCAGACAGTCAATATTTCCCCAATATTCATGAGATTTTCAAACTTATTCTAACATCTCCTGTTGGTTCCGTGCCGTGCGAAAGATCGTTTTCGGCTCTCCGGAGATTGAAGGAGTGGTCGAGATCAACAATGACGCAAGAAAGACTGTGTGGCTTAGCTCTTTTATATATTCATAGAGACGTGGCTGTAAGCAGAGAGAATGTCTTACAAAGATTTGATTGTACAGGACACCGCCGATTGGGGCAATTGTCGTTATAG